In Drosophila yakuba strain Tai18E2 chromosome 2R, Prin_Dyak_Tai18E2_2.1, whole genome shotgun sequence, a single genomic region encodes these proteins:
- the LOC6529174 gene encoding uncharacterized protein LOC6529174 isoform X8: protein MIYGYNFFLAIVNIAYRFPIYEMEHLDLAGYLDHTPQCWNSLGAFQEEDAVYLSSSRQMLEPILEETSEDEERARSSLIVSLENRSTLWSSTESETGSVLRIEIIKADVDAVSERDFFCPPKRPRRCLDLNSIQISEDSVQLRRPMSYDSVHHNSFERFLALEACGRDSYGSQGQRSSIGSRRGGTFEDFYSDMDSSHSLSRSSSLVQFESLERQLTLQEQHQNMSSLRNSSPSLNSESGASTRARTRDNSPDSRKGSAPTLSLLKRYESSEYSRLHQTYYELNNLNFEYKQKEEFLSKRLPEAELKSDLENCSSSSSSSDSSGHSLLISCLVPVEAVTTEKEKQDGASSRQVPLNSAESLSEDSGFCEPRTLKREKSKSIPKNFDKLCEEDEELLLLEEGAPHSRDLKDFCQTEIEQTVDATALACSPSSINSSPERASSESPLPSPTGSASTSSASFTWLHNSLPDIREPRSPLSVEINNSKPKGNGRTLATTSQNSSSTRGSSSVDSCDGLSLLGPTHSLNELHQLERRRRRRHIQPSQRNYNNNSSSEELEGLDNLFVACPSLPRIRRSSSWNERVNIVGGVASTGYLNASYLNLTLLNYKDNRLPAEPLQNNLKSSKAEEMSKKSNIACESYEHMICKGNFLLDEISKVYDKNVSILTDKPVLEAKLDAPEEYDSNASNGLSMVQHVQLNIKPPQRQKHSNQQLPVAMTFNGLVKTFDQDPTNLQTSYTQSLEQCHLDEQEMAKTASCSPPAISKRFLSKRRFQTQSSAAKQRNLVSSTPNLAACNVGLQESEYDIYVSSAHASMHQLPQTPTQQKPLGILLQAGSRHSFGKEVSFCPVVSKYCWQEQSSEEPTEDHFHYSEGEQGPSDDELMDPTLVDNTRENENIVTLFKPEQTHRLRESAIAQKLTAFHTNPLLSAFTHSLFEESVNGKNKAILATPNCRDQRTEAKTTLEPEPALSSTVSLKPCAVACSSFQEEIPSDATKEPPPATARPLRLPILSEPPTNRAHHILHSSQQIKRYESRASPINKMPPTSKLSSQATAVDRTYEKHPTSKSLFSKFAHGLRFSLRRKKKQQQQDPSRVKASPGKELRQSPEDVPSVAFVGIPLKPPRSSQCDRLLDSVASEARSGNVHSWQPQEQLVKTSTLQRVTGKPPLPKMPPRSGILAHAPPETTGEAVNFHRAMALPSVESEQYNNFTGQLMANVKATKMRDTGLSSQAVVAEEAQTVNRLARNCNANRPTVVTAVPVSVAPVEDVGKMGLIETNLDTHETVISGKTRSLMDITCNPLSMPHKRYIVKRLNVNSVAYDVDEPGGEVKPSSGGMASVRRPHKSMEFLLDKENQKNVLI, encoded by the exons ATGATATATGGTTACAACTTTTTCCTTGCGATTGTCAACATTGCTTATAGATTTCCTATTTATGAAATGGAGCATTTAGATCTTGCTGGCTATCTTGACCACACGCCTCAATGCTGGAACAGTCTGGGAGCATTTCAAGAGGAAG ATGCTGTGTACTTGTCAAGCTCTCGACAAATGTTGGAACCCATCTTGGAGGAGACCAGCGAGGATGAGGAACGTGCCCGAAGTAGCTTGATTGTAAGCCTAGAAAACCGCTCCACGCTCTGGAGTTCTACGGAGTCTGAAACTGGATCCGTACTACGCATAGAAATTATTAAGG CAGATGTCGATGCTGTTTCTGAAAGGGACTTCTTCTGCCCACCCAAGCGACCAAGGCGCTGCCTTGACTTAAATTCTATCCAGATTTCAGAAGATAGCGTCCAACTGCGCCGCCCCATGTCTTACGATTCCGTGCATCACAATAGCTTTGAACGCTTTCTGGCTTTAGAGGCATGTGGACGGGATAGCTACGGAAGCCAGGGCCAACGAAGCAGCATAGGCAGTAGGCGAGGGGGAACTTTCGAAGATTTTTATTCCGACATGGACTCCTCCCACTCGCTATCTCGCAGTTCCTCCCTGGTACAGTTTGAGTCATTGGAACGGCAGCTCACGCTCCAGGAGCAGCATCAGAATATGAGCAGTCTGCGTAACAGTTCGCCCTCGCTCAACAGCGAGTCTGGTGCGTCAACGCGAGCCAGGACCAGGGACAACAGTCCAGATAGTAGGAAGGGATCGGCCCCAACGCTGTCCCTGTTAAAACGTTATGAATCCAGCGAGTATAGTCGTCTGCATCAGACATACTATGAGCTAAACAATCTTAATTTTGAATATAAGCAAAAAGAGGAATTTCTCTCTAAAAGACTCCCAGAGGCGGAGCTTAAATCTGATTTAGAGAACTGCTCTAGCTCTAGCTCCTCCAGCGATAGCAGTGGTCACAGCCTTCTAATCTCATGTCTTGTTCCCGTAGAAGCTGTTACaacagaaaaggaaaaacaggaCGGGGCTTCCTCCCGGCAAGTTCCCCTCAACTCAGCTGAGAGCCTGTCCGAAGACTCGGGCTTTTGCGAGCCAAGAACGCTAAAGCGGGAAAAGTCTAAATCAATACCAAAGAATTTCGACAAGCTTTGCGAAGAGGacgaggagctgctgctgctggaggaggGCGCCCCGCATTCTCGCGACTTAAAAGATTTCTGTCAGACCGAAATAGAACAGACTGTGGACGCGACTGCATTAGCATGCTCTCCGTCGTCTATAAATAGTTCCCCGGAGAGGGCCAGCTCCGAATCGCCGTTGCCGTCTCCGACCGGATCGGCATCAACGTCGTCTGCCTCGTTCACTTGGCTGCACAACAGTTTGCCCGATATCCGCGAGCCACGAAGTCCACTCTCTGTGGAAATTAACAATTCAAAACCCAAGGGAAACGGCAGAACTCTGGCCACCACCAGCCAAAACAGTAGCAGCACCCGGGGCAGCAGTTCCGTCGATAGTTGTGACGGTTTATCACTTCTAGGCCCCACCCATTCACTTAACGAGCTCCATCAGCTTGAACGGAGGCGACGCCGACGTCACATTCAACCTAGCCAGAGAAACTATAACAACAATAGCTCCAGTGAGGAACTGGAGGGCCTGGACAACTTATTTGTTGCTTGCCCTAGCCTGCCAAGAATTCGACGCAGCTCCAGTTGGAACGAACGCGTTAATATAGTAGGGGGTGTGGCAAGTACCGGATATTTGAACGCCAGTTACCTAAACCTAACTCTGTTAAACTACAAGGATAACCGGCTACCGGCAGAGCCCCTTCAAAACAACCTAAAGAGTAGCAAAGCAGAAGAAATGTCGAAAAAAAGCAACATTGCCTGCGAAAGCTACGAGCACATGATTTGTAAAGGAAATTTTTTGCTGGATGAGATCAGCAAGGTATATGACAAAAATGTGTCTATACTGACAGATAAGCCAGTGCTGGAGGCCAAACTCGATGCGCCAGAGGAATATGATTCAAATGCCTCCAATGGGCTTTCGATGGTGCAGCACGTTCAGCTAAACATAAAGCCGCCACAGCGCCAGAAACATTCAAATCAACAGCTGCCAGTCGCCATGACTTTTAATGGCCTTGTGAAAACATTTGACCAGGATCCCACTAATTTGCAAACGTCTTACACCCAGAGCCTAGAGCAGTGCCACCTTGACGAGcaagaaatggcaaaaactgCTTCGTGCTCGCCGCCAGCCATCTCAAAAAGATTCCTGTCCAAGCGGCGATTCCAAACGCAATCGTCGGCCGCTAAGCAGCGAAATCTCGTAAGCAGCACGCCTAATCTAGCTGCCTGCAACGTCGGGCTACAGGAGTCCGAATACGATATCTACGTAAGCAGTGCTCACGCCTCGATGCACCAGTTGCCGCAGACACCAACGCAACAGAAGCCACTGGGAATTCTGCTACAAGCTGGATCGCGTCATTCTTTCGGCAAGGAGGTAAGCTTTTGCCCAGTGGTAAGCAAGTACTGTTGGCAGGAGCAGTCCTCTGAGGAGCCGACCGAGGACCACTTTCACTACAGCGAGGGCGAGCAGGGCCCGAGCGACGACGAACTGATGGACCCCACTTTGGTGGACAACACCAGAGAGAACGAAAACATCGTTACGCTTTTCAAACCAGAGCAGACGCATCGTCTAAGAGAGTCGGCGATCGCACAAAAG CTTACCGCTTTCCATACCAATCCGCTCTTATCCGCTTTCACACACTCATTATTTGAAGAGAGCGTCAacggcaaaaacaaagcaattttAGCCACACCCAATTGCCGCGATCAAAGAACCGAAGCTAAGACCACCCTGGAACCTGAGCCCGCTTTAAGCAGCACAGTCAGTCTAAAACCTTGTGCCGTTGCGTGCTCATCTTTTCAAGAAGAAATTCCGAGCGATGCCACTAAGGAACCTCCTCCTGCGACAGCACGACCTCTCCGCCTGCCAATCCTCAGCGAGCCGCCCACCAACCGCGCGCACCACATCCTGCACTCATCCCAGCAGATAAAGCGCTACGAATCGAGGGCGTCTCCGATTAACAAGATGCCGCCGACCAGCAAACTAAGCTCGCAGGCCACGGCTGTCGACAGGACGTATGAAAAACACCCAACCTCCAAAAGCCTCTTCTCCAAGTTTGCCCACGGACTTCGATTTTCTTTACGTCGcaaaaagaagcagcagcaacaagacCCATCTCGGGTCAAAGCGTCGCCCGGAAAGGAGTTGAGGCAGAGTCCCGAGGACGTCCCATCGGTCGCCTTTGTGGGCATCCCTTTAAAGCCGCCAAGAAGTTCGCAATGTGACCGACTGCTCGATTCTGTCGCGTCCGAGGCTAGGAGTGGCAACGTGCACAGCTGGCAGCCTCAGGAACAGCTGGTCAAGACCTCAACCCTGCAAAGGGTGACTGGCAAGCCGCCACTGCCCAAGATGCCACCACGTAGTGGCATCCTGGCGCATGCGCCTCCGGAAACGACTGGTGAAGCCGTCAATTTCCATCGCGCCATGGCGTTGCCGAGCGTCGAAAGTGAACAGTACAATAATTTTACAGGACAGTTGATGGCTAATGtcaaagcaacaaaaatgaGGGACACCGGGCTCAGCTCGCAGGCAGTAGTCGCTGAAGAGGCACAGACAGTTAATCGACTGGCCCGAAACTGCAACGCTAATAGGCCCACAGTAGTTACCGCTGTTCCGGTTTCTGTTGCTCCCGTCGAAGATGTCGGCAAAATGGGTTTGATCGAGACCAATTTAGATACTCATGAAACGGTTATATCGGGAAAGACACGTTCCCTTATGGATATAACTTGCAACCCGCTTAGCATGCCGCACAAGCGATACATCGTAAAGCGTCTAAATGTAAACAGCGTTGCGTATGACGTGGATGAACCGGGCGGAGAGGTTAAACCCTCATCAGGTGGAATGGCATCCGTACGCAGACCGCACAAGAGTATGGAATTTCTGCTGGACAAGGAGAAtcagaaaaatgttttg
- the LOC6529175 gene encoding cyclin-K, with protein sequence MPCWYYDKKELRETPSILDGISFETERRYRKEGARFIMECGTKMGLGHNTMATGVVYFHRFYMFHSFRSFPRYVTACCCLFFAGKVEETPKKCRDIIKTARGILTDNYFYSFGDDPKEEVMTLERILLQTIKFDLQVEHPYTFLLKYAKCFKGDQQKLQKMVQMAWNFVNDSLSTVVCLQWEPEIIAVALIHLASKLSKFTVQDWEGRQPQQQRWWDMFVSDVTMEILEDICHQVLDLYQSTQKEAHQPTSPPQKPPSRADSPKTVKLSNSTGIGPPSIPQQQPLPPPCGNGGVLEVSNIQSIKSLASGVPIIGSSDSQNLLQCPTLPGQPPGYHLYHAPPPPPPPVVPLAQYPSSGWGVQQTVAGHYSGSAAPPPPIPPSLPPGSSGYYNAGGRPSQQRYQ encoded by the coding sequence ATGCCGTGCTGGTACTACGATAAGAAGGAGCTGCGGGAGACGCCCTCGATCTTGGATGGAATAAGCTTCGAGACGGAGCGGCGGTACCGAAAAGAGGGTGCACGATTTATTATGGAATGTGGCACCAAGATGGGCTTAGGCCACAACACGATGGCCACAGGTGTTGTATATTTTCACCGATTTTACATGTTTCACTCGTTCCGAAGCTTCCCTCGTTACGTGACTGCGTGCTGCTGCCTGTTCTTTGCTGGCAAGGTGGAGGAGACGCCCAAGAAGTGTCGCGACATTATAAAAACTGCTCGTGGCATCCTTACtgacaactacttttactcGTTTGGCGACGACCCTAAGGAGGAGGTTATGACGCTCGAGCGCATTCTGCTACAGACTatcaaatttgatttgcagGTAGAGCATCCATACACCTTTCTTTTAAAATACGCTAAGTGTTTTAAAGGCGACCAGCAGAAGCTGCAAAAGATGGTTCAAATGGCGTGGAATTTTGTAAACGACTCTCTCAGCACAGTAGTCTGTCTACAGTGGGAGCCGGAGATTATCGCCGTTGCTCTTATACATTTGGCCAGTAAGCTAAGCAAATTTACTGTCCAAGACTGGGAGGGCCGccagccacagcaacagcgTTGGTGGGACATGTTTGTGTCTGATGTGACGATGGAAATACTCGAGGACATCTGCCACCAAGTTCTGGACCTATATCAATCAACTCAAAAAGAAGCACACCAGCCGACCAGTCCGCCACAAAAGCCACCAAGCAGGGCCGACAGTCCAAAAACCGTCAAGCTTTCTAATTCTACAGGTATTGGACCACCTTCCATTCCACAACAACAGCCGCTGCCCCCACCATGTGGCAACGGTGGCGTATTGGAAGTTAGCAACATTCAGAGCATTAAGTCCCTAGCCAGTGGCGTGCCAATCATAGGTTCCAGCGACTCTCAAAATCTGTTACAGTGCCCAACCCTTCCTGGTCAGCCTCCTGGGTACCACCTTTATCAtgcaccgccaccgccgcccccGCCGGTTGTGCCCTTGGCGCAGTACCCATCTTCCGGTTGGGGAGTCCAGCAGACTGTAGCTGGACACTATAGCGGGAGTgctgcaccaccaccgccaaTACCGCCCAGCTTGCCACCAGGAAGCAGTGGCTACTACAACGCTGGCGGGCGTCCATCGCAGCAGCGGTATCAGTAG
- the LOC6529174 gene encoding uncharacterized protein LOC6529174 isoform X7 produces MIYGYNFFLAIVNIAYRFPIYEMEHLDLAGYLDHTPQCWNSLGAFQEEDAVYLSSSRQMLEPILEETSEDEERARSSLIVSLENRSTLWSSTESETGSVLRIEIIKADVDAVSERDFFCPPKRPRRCLDLNSIQISEDSVQLRRPMSYDSVHHNSFERFLALEACGRDSYGSQGQRSSIGSRRGGTFEDFYSDMDSSHSLSRSSSLVQFESLERQLTLQEQHQNMSSLRNSSPSLNSESGASTRARTRDNSPDSRKGSAPTLSLLKRYESSEYSRLHQTYYELNNLNFEYKQKEEFLSKRLPEAELKSDLENCSSSSSSSDSSGHSLLISCLVPVEAVTTEKEKQDGASSRQVPLNSAESLSEDSGFCEPRTLKREKSKSIPKNFDKLCEEDEELLLLEEGAPHSRDLKDFCQTEIEQTVDATALACSPSSINSSPERASSESPLPSPTGSASTSSASFTWLHNSLPDIREPRSPLSVEINNSKPKGNGRTLATTSQNSSSTRGSSSVDSCDGLSLLGPTHSLNELHQLERRRRRRHIQPSQRNYNNNSSSEELEGLDNLFVACPSLPRIRRSSSWNERVNIVGGVASTGYLNASYLNLTLLNYKDNRLPAEPLQNNLKSSKAEEMSKKSNIACESYEHMICKGNFLLDEISKVYDKNVSILTDKPVLEAKLDAPEEYDSNASNGLSMVQHVQLNIKPPQRQKHSNQQLPVAMTFNGLVKTFDQDPTNLQTSYTQSLEQCHLDEQEMAKTASCSPPAISKRFLSKRRFQTQSSAAKQRNLVSSTPNLAACNVGLQESEYDIYVSSAHASMHQLPQTPTQQKPLGILLQAGSRHSFGKEVSFCPVVSKYCWQEQSSEEPTEDHFHYSEGEQGPSDDELMDPTLVDNTRENENIVTLFKPEQTHRLRESAIAQKLTAFHTNPLLSAFTHSLFEESVNGKNKAILATPNCRDQRTEAKTTLEPEPALSSTVSLKPCAVACSSFQEEIPSDATKEPPPATARPLRLPILSEPPTNRAHHILHSSQQIKRYESRASPINKMPPTSKLSSQATAVDRTYEKHPTSKSLFSKFAHGLRFSLRRKKKQQQQDPSRVKASPGKELRQSPEDVPSVAFVGIPLKPPRSSQCDRLLDSVASEARSGNVHSWQPQEQLVKTSTLQRVTGKPPLPKMPPRSGILAHAPPETTGEAVNFHRAMALPSVESEQYNNFTGQLMANVKATKMRDTGLSSQAVVAEEAQTVNRLARNCNANRPTVVTAVPVSVAPVEDVGKMGLIETNLDTHETVISGKTRSLMDITCNPLSMPHKRYIVKRLNVNSVAYDVDEPGGEVKPSSGGMASVRRPHKSMEFLLDKENQKNVLVCSHKNRGMREITCLPVTYK; encoded by the exons ATGATATATGGTTACAACTTTTTCCTTGCGATTGTCAACATTGCTTATAGATTTCCTATTTATGAAATGGAGCATTTAGATCTTGCTGGCTATCTTGACCACACGCCTCAATGCTGGAACAGTCTGGGAGCATTTCAAGAGGAAG ATGCTGTGTACTTGTCAAGCTCTCGACAAATGTTGGAACCCATCTTGGAGGAGACCAGCGAGGATGAGGAACGTGCCCGAAGTAGCTTGATTGTAAGCCTAGAAAACCGCTCCACGCTCTGGAGTTCTACGGAGTCTGAAACTGGATCCGTACTACGCATAGAAATTATTAAGG CAGATGTCGATGCTGTTTCTGAAAGGGACTTCTTCTGCCCACCCAAGCGACCAAGGCGCTGCCTTGACTTAAATTCTATCCAGATTTCAGAAGATAGCGTCCAACTGCGCCGCCCCATGTCTTACGATTCCGTGCATCACAATAGCTTTGAACGCTTTCTGGCTTTAGAGGCATGTGGACGGGATAGCTACGGAAGCCAGGGCCAACGAAGCAGCATAGGCAGTAGGCGAGGGGGAACTTTCGAAGATTTTTATTCCGACATGGACTCCTCCCACTCGCTATCTCGCAGTTCCTCCCTGGTACAGTTTGAGTCATTGGAACGGCAGCTCACGCTCCAGGAGCAGCATCAGAATATGAGCAGTCTGCGTAACAGTTCGCCCTCGCTCAACAGCGAGTCTGGTGCGTCAACGCGAGCCAGGACCAGGGACAACAGTCCAGATAGTAGGAAGGGATCGGCCCCAACGCTGTCCCTGTTAAAACGTTATGAATCCAGCGAGTATAGTCGTCTGCATCAGACATACTATGAGCTAAACAATCTTAATTTTGAATATAAGCAAAAAGAGGAATTTCTCTCTAAAAGACTCCCAGAGGCGGAGCTTAAATCTGATTTAGAGAACTGCTCTAGCTCTAGCTCCTCCAGCGATAGCAGTGGTCACAGCCTTCTAATCTCATGTCTTGTTCCCGTAGAAGCTGTTACaacagaaaaggaaaaacaggaCGGGGCTTCCTCCCGGCAAGTTCCCCTCAACTCAGCTGAGAGCCTGTCCGAAGACTCGGGCTTTTGCGAGCCAAGAACGCTAAAGCGGGAAAAGTCTAAATCAATACCAAAGAATTTCGACAAGCTTTGCGAAGAGGacgaggagctgctgctgctggaggaggGCGCCCCGCATTCTCGCGACTTAAAAGATTTCTGTCAGACCGAAATAGAACAGACTGTGGACGCGACTGCATTAGCATGCTCTCCGTCGTCTATAAATAGTTCCCCGGAGAGGGCCAGCTCCGAATCGCCGTTGCCGTCTCCGACCGGATCGGCATCAACGTCGTCTGCCTCGTTCACTTGGCTGCACAACAGTTTGCCCGATATCCGCGAGCCACGAAGTCCACTCTCTGTGGAAATTAACAATTCAAAACCCAAGGGAAACGGCAGAACTCTGGCCACCACCAGCCAAAACAGTAGCAGCACCCGGGGCAGCAGTTCCGTCGATAGTTGTGACGGTTTATCACTTCTAGGCCCCACCCATTCACTTAACGAGCTCCATCAGCTTGAACGGAGGCGACGCCGACGTCACATTCAACCTAGCCAGAGAAACTATAACAACAATAGCTCCAGTGAGGAACTGGAGGGCCTGGACAACTTATTTGTTGCTTGCCCTAGCCTGCCAAGAATTCGACGCAGCTCCAGTTGGAACGAACGCGTTAATATAGTAGGGGGTGTGGCAAGTACCGGATATTTGAACGCCAGTTACCTAAACCTAACTCTGTTAAACTACAAGGATAACCGGCTACCGGCAGAGCCCCTTCAAAACAACCTAAAGAGTAGCAAAGCAGAAGAAATGTCGAAAAAAAGCAACATTGCCTGCGAAAGCTACGAGCACATGATTTGTAAAGGAAATTTTTTGCTGGATGAGATCAGCAAGGTATATGACAAAAATGTGTCTATACTGACAGATAAGCCAGTGCTGGAGGCCAAACTCGATGCGCCAGAGGAATATGATTCAAATGCCTCCAATGGGCTTTCGATGGTGCAGCACGTTCAGCTAAACATAAAGCCGCCACAGCGCCAGAAACATTCAAATCAACAGCTGCCAGTCGCCATGACTTTTAATGGCCTTGTGAAAACATTTGACCAGGATCCCACTAATTTGCAAACGTCTTACACCCAGAGCCTAGAGCAGTGCCACCTTGACGAGcaagaaatggcaaaaactgCTTCGTGCTCGCCGCCAGCCATCTCAAAAAGATTCCTGTCCAAGCGGCGATTCCAAACGCAATCGTCGGCCGCTAAGCAGCGAAATCTCGTAAGCAGCACGCCTAATCTAGCTGCCTGCAACGTCGGGCTACAGGAGTCCGAATACGATATCTACGTAAGCAGTGCTCACGCCTCGATGCACCAGTTGCCGCAGACACCAACGCAACAGAAGCCACTGGGAATTCTGCTACAAGCTGGATCGCGTCATTCTTTCGGCAAGGAGGTAAGCTTTTGCCCAGTGGTAAGCAAGTACTGTTGGCAGGAGCAGTCCTCTGAGGAGCCGACCGAGGACCACTTTCACTACAGCGAGGGCGAGCAGGGCCCGAGCGACGACGAACTGATGGACCCCACTTTGGTGGACAACACCAGAGAGAACGAAAACATCGTTACGCTTTTCAAACCAGAGCAGACGCATCGTCTAAGAGAGTCGGCGATCGCACAAAAG CTTACCGCTTTCCATACCAATCCGCTCTTATCCGCTTTCACACACTCATTATTTGAAGAGAGCGTCAacggcaaaaacaaagcaattttAGCCACACCCAATTGCCGCGATCAAAGAACCGAAGCTAAGACCACCCTGGAACCTGAGCCCGCTTTAAGCAGCACAGTCAGTCTAAAACCTTGTGCCGTTGCGTGCTCATCTTTTCAAGAAGAAATTCCGAGCGATGCCACTAAGGAACCTCCTCCTGCGACAGCACGACCTCTCCGCCTGCCAATCCTCAGCGAGCCGCCCACCAACCGCGCGCACCACATCCTGCACTCATCCCAGCAGATAAAGCGCTACGAATCGAGGGCGTCTCCGATTAACAAGATGCCGCCGACCAGCAAACTAAGCTCGCAGGCCACGGCTGTCGACAGGACGTATGAAAAACACCCAACCTCCAAAAGCCTCTTCTCCAAGTTTGCCCACGGACTTCGATTTTCTTTACGTCGcaaaaagaagcagcagcaacaagacCCATCTCGGGTCAAAGCGTCGCCCGGAAAGGAGTTGAGGCAGAGTCCCGAGGACGTCCCATCGGTCGCCTTTGTGGGCATCCCTTTAAAGCCGCCAAGAAGTTCGCAATGTGACCGACTGCTCGATTCTGTCGCGTCCGAGGCTAGGAGTGGCAACGTGCACAGCTGGCAGCCTCAGGAACAGCTGGTCAAGACCTCAACCCTGCAAAGGGTGACTGGCAAGCCGCCACTGCCCAAGATGCCACCACGTAGTGGCATCCTGGCGCATGCGCCTCCGGAAACGACTGGTGAAGCCGTCAATTTCCATCGCGCCATGGCGTTGCCGAGCGTCGAAAGTGAACAGTACAATAATTTTACAGGACAGTTGATGGCTAATGtcaaagcaacaaaaatgaGGGACACCGGGCTCAGCTCGCAGGCAGTAGTCGCTGAAGAGGCACAGACAGTTAATCGACTGGCCCGAAACTGCAACGCTAATAGGCCCACAGTAGTTACCGCTGTTCCGGTTTCTGTTGCTCCCGTCGAAGATGTCGGCAAAATGGGTTTGATCGAGACCAATTTAGATACTCATGAAACGGTTATATCGGGAAAGACACGTTCCCTTATGGATATAACTTGCAACCCGCTTAGCATGCCGCACAAGCGATACATCGTAAAGCGTCTAAATGTAAACAGCGTTGCGTATGACGTGGATGAACCGGGCGGAGAGGTTAAACCCTCATCAGGTGGAATGGCATCCGTACGCAGACCGCACAAGAGTATGGAATTTCTGCTGGACAAGGAGAAtcagaaaaatgttttg